A DNA window from Pseudodesulfovibrio thermohalotolerans contains the following coding sequences:
- a CDS encoding 2-hydroxyacid dehydrogenase: MDRPKVYVTRQIPEEGLALLRRVAEVEVNPVDAPVSRNELLKIVADCEGVIGLLTERIDAEFFDAAPKLKGYANYAVGFDNIDVPEATRRSMPVSNTPDVLTNATAECAWALLFAVARQVIPADRLMRSGEWPGWGPLQFIGGDVSGKTLGIVGAGRIGTAMARMSRGFNMPVLYTSSSNRRNEVLESELNARLVSFEELLEASDYISLHTPLNPGTKHLFGADAFVRMKPTACIINTGRGPVIDEQALLHALKTGEIAGAGLDVYENEPALTPGLAELENVVLLPHIGSGTASARADMAVLAARNLIAMLEGRKPETCLNPEIYD, translated from the coding sequence ATGGATCGACCAAAGGTGTACGTCACCCGCCAAATCCCCGAAGAAGGGCTCGCCCTGCTCCGACGGGTGGCCGAGGTGGAAGTCAACCCCGTGGACGCCCCCGTGTCCCGCAACGAACTGCTAAAAATCGTCGCCGACTGCGAAGGCGTGATCGGCCTGCTCACCGAGAGGATCGACGCCGAGTTTTTCGACGCGGCTCCCAAACTCAAGGGATACGCCAACTACGCCGTCGGTTTCGACAACATCGACGTGCCCGAAGCCACCCGGCGATCAATGCCCGTGTCCAACACCCCGGACGTGCTGACCAACGCCACCGCCGAATGCGCCTGGGCCCTGCTCTTCGCCGTGGCCCGGCAGGTCATCCCCGCGGACCGGCTCATGCGCTCGGGCGAATGGCCCGGCTGGGGCCCCCTGCAATTCATCGGCGGCGACGTTTCCGGCAAGACCCTGGGCATCGTGGGCGCTGGCCGCATCGGCACGGCCATGGCCCGCATGAGCCGTGGATTCAACATGCCGGTCCTGTACACCAGCTCTTCCAACCGCCGGAACGAAGTACTTGAATCCGAGCTGAACGCCCGCCTGGTCTCCTTTGAGGAGTTGTTGGAGGCGTCGGATTACATATCACTACACACCCCGCTCAATCCCGGCACCAAGCATCTGTTCGGAGCCGACGCCTTTGTGCGCATGAAGCCGACCGCCTGCATCATCAATACGGGACGCGGTCCTGTGATCGACGAACAGGCCCTGCTCCACGCCCTCAAGACCGGCGAAATAGCCGGAGCCGGTCTGGACGTGTACGAGAACGAGCCCGCCCTCACGCCCGGCTTGGCCGAGCTGGAAAACGTGGTCCTGCTGCCCCACATCGGCTCCGGCACCGCCTCGGCGCGCGCCGACATGGCCGTCCTGGCAGCCCGTAACCTCATCGCCATGCTCGAAGGCCGGAAACCCGAGACCTGCCTCAACCCGGAAATATACGACTAG
- a CDS encoding M14/M99 family metallopeptidase — MSFLPKRIPSTTFWLLSLILLSFASQADAGSWEHSFFAGTQYPLKVVYLQGERPGPTVMVQGGIQGDETSGYITAQLLSRGKVLRGNLIVLPRANVPSINLRKRQINVDMNRRFDQNYNRFYEDRVARVIRYLLNQADAFIHLHEGSGFYNPTYVDNLRNPKRYGQSFIVDTLAYNQIDLAGTVAPVLDELNDHIGMSDYKFRLFNTKTFDKGTSYPEMRKSLTCYALAEHNIPAVAVEVSKSIIQIDWKVRQQLTATIMLLHRLGVEVAPPEFTDEDVLAYARKGVTVTVNGRTLGKDRVINLAPGSTLAVKQVSSGPSEFAPELALFASDRPGVNLINARRMALEPFSELELRSDGRKVAKAQVRWTGRLPNAPGDDTPVFVCWLNGNPVFVREGETLHAVLGDQLILEGVWGSDLKEVVNLKGFVAIPWANNGQDLGWEIILDPDNFMSKYALEEDSSSGTLFRVVRETPGVPRSTFYVEILPRTVLALRLGDERGQNLLIPWISGGSYRLPEGEYVFESAWSNGPDDKLVALAGDVPLEKGRSFRVDYAQPLKLTVRQATTFGDIGSMTFTAGGLASRETRGLH, encoded by the coding sequence ATGTCGTTTTTGCCGAAACGTATCCCTTCTACCACATTCTGGCTTCTTAGCCTGATTCTTCTTTCCTTTGCCTCCCAGGCCGACGCAGGCTCGTGGGAGCATTCCTTTTTCGCGGGCACGCAATATCCACTCAAGGTCGTCTACCTCCAGGGTGAGCGGCCCGGCCCTACTGTCATGGTTCAGGGCGGTATCCAGGGCGACGAAACTTCCGGATACATCACCGCTCAACTCCTTTCGCGCGGCAAGGTCCTGCGGGGCAATCTGATCGTCCTGCCGCGCGCCAACGTGCCGTCCATCAATCTGCGCAAGCGGCAGATCAACGTGGACATGAACCGGCGCTTCGATCAAAATTACAATCGTTTCTACGAGGACCGCGTGGCTCGGGTCATCCGCTATCTGCTCAATCAGGCGGACGCCTTCATCCATCTGCACGAGGGCAGCGGCTTCTACAATCCGACCTACGTGGACAACCTGCGCAACCCCAAGCGGTACGGCCAGTCCTTTATCGTGGATACCCTTGCCTACAACCAGATCGATCTGGCGGGCACAGTGGCTCCGGTACTGGACGAGTTGAATGACCATATCGGGATGAGCGACTACAAGTTCCGGCTGTTCAATACGAAAACCTTCGACAAGGGCACCAGCTATCCCGAGATGCGCAAGTCCCTGACCTGTTACGCCCTTGCCGAGCACAACATCCCGGCCGTGGCCGTGGAGGTCTCCAAGTCCATCATTCAGATAGACTGGAAGGTCCGGCAGCAGTTGACCGCCACCATCATGCTTCTCCATCGTCTCGGCGTCGAAGTGGCTCCGCCCGAGTTTACCGACGAGGACGTCCTGGCCTATGCCCGCAAGGGGGTCACGGTCACGGTCAACGGGCGTACCCTGGGCAAGGACCGGGTCATCAATCTTGCGCCCGGATCGACCCTGGCCGTGAAACAAGTTTCCTCGGGGCCGAGCGAGTTCGCTCCCGAGCTCGCCCTGTTCGCCTCGGACCGGCCCGGCGTGAACCTCATCAACGCCCGCCGCATGGCTCTTGAGCCGTTCTCCGAGTTGGAATTGCGCTCCGATGGCCGAAAGGTGGCCAAGGCGCAGGTTCGCTGGACCGGCAGGCTTCCCAACGCGCCGGGCGACGACACCCCGGTGTTCGTCTGTTGGCTCAACGGCAACCCGGTGTTCGTGCGCGAGGGCGAAACCCTTCATGCCGTGCTCGGCGACCAGCTCATTCTCGAAGGCGTTTGGGGCAGCGATCTCAAGGAGGTCGTCAACCTCAAGGGGTTCGTGGCCATCCCCTGGGCAAACAACGGCCAGGACCTGGGCTGGGAGATCATTCTGGACCCCGACAATTTCATGTCCAAGTACGCCCTTGAGGAAGACAGCTCGTCCGGGACGCTGTTCCGGGTGGTCAGAGAGACGCCCGGCGTTCCCCGGTCCACTTTCTACGTCGAAATCCTGCCGCGCACCGTGCTTGCGCTTCGCCTTGGCGACGAGCGTGGACAGAATCTTCTCATCCCGTGGATTTCCGGCGGCAGCTACAGGCTGCCCGAGGGCGAGTACGTGTTCGAGTCCGCATGGAGCAACGGCCCGGACGACAAGCTTGTGGCGCTGGCCGGGGATGTGCCCCTTGAAAAAGGCCGCTCTTTCCGGGTGGATTACGCCCAGCCCCTCAAGTTGACCGTGCGCCAGGCCACCACCTTTGGCGACATCGGGTCCATGACATTCACTGCCGGCGGTTTGGCCAGCCGGGAGACGCGCGGCCTGCACTAG
- a CDS encoding phosphoadenosine phosphosulfate reductase family protein has translation MSTLEEKILHSEALLSDLAGRVDPARVRVAWTGGKDSTVVLFIWKTLVEHAGAGPVRAINLDTGCKFPEVLAFRDRMAAAWGVDLHVARPAVALAGYPLARDPLVCCRELKVEPLKKAVRETGTDFLLTGIRRDEHPDRIARKEMEERSDPDHTLVNPLLDWTESDVWAFHARFGLPHCELYDQGYRSLGCRPCTTLPDVQGGERSGRAGGKEAVLSALTNLGYF, from the coding sequence ATGTCCACTCTCGAAGAGAAAATTCTGCATAGTGAAGCCCTCCTGTCCGACCTGGCCGGACGAGTCGACCCCGCCCGGGTTCGCGTGGCCTGGACCGGAGGCAAGGATTCCACCGTTGTCCTGTTTATCTGGAAGACTCTGGTTGAACATGCCGGGGCCGGTCCGGTGCGGGCCATCAATCTCGATACCGGCTGCAAATTTCCGGAGGTGCTCGCTTTCCGCGACCGCATGGCCGCTGCGTGGGGCGTGGACCTTCATGTCGCCCGGCCCGCCGTCGCCCTTGCAGGCTATCCCCTGGCCCGCGATCCGCTCGTCTGCTGTCGCGAACTTAAAGTGGAGCCGTTGAAGAAGGCGGTGCGGGAAACCGGGACCGATTTCCTTCTGACCGGCATTCGCCGGGATGAGCACCCCGACCGCATCGCGCGGAAGGAGATGGAGGAGCGGAGCGATCCGGACCATACTCTGGTCAACCCGCTGCTCGACTGGACCGAATCCGACGTCTGGGCTTTCCACGCCCGCTTCGGCCTGCCGCACTGCGAGCTTTACGATCAAGGGTACCGTTCCCTTGGCTGCCGCCCCTGCACCACGCTTCCCGACGTGCAGGGTGGTGAGCGGTCCGGCCGAGCCGGAGGCAAGGAGGCGGTCCTGTCCGCCCTGACCAATCTCGGATACTTCTGA